In the genome of Candida albicans SC5314 chromosome 6, complete sequence, the window ACAGTGGTGGTCGTAGCATAAGATTGGGACCAATATTCAGTTGTAGTAACCGTGTAATTTGGTGGCTCTCTAATGATAACGGTGTCAGTGCCTCCCGGTGGACCAGTAACAGTGGTGGTCGTAGCATAAGATTGGGACCAATATTCAGTTGTAGTAACCGTGTAATTTGGTGGCTCTCTAATGATAACGGTATCAGTGCCTCCCGGTGGACCAGTAacagtggtggtggtagcGTACGATTGAGACCAGTATTCAGTTGTGGTAACCGTGTAATTTGGAGGTTCTCTGATGATAACCGTGTCAGTGCCTCCCGGTGGTGCAGTAATAGTGGTGGTCGTAGCATAGGACTGAGACCAGTATTCAGTAGTGGTTACAGTGTAATTAGGTGGCTCTCTTATGATAACAGTAGCAGTACCTCCTGGAGGAGCAGTCACagttgtagtagtagcatATGACTGGGACCAGTACTCGGTTGTTGTAACTGTTGGACTTGGTGGCTCCCTAATGATAACGGTATCAGTGCCTCCCGGTGGACCAGTCACAGTAGTTGTAGTAGCATATGATTGAGACCAATATTCAGTAGTGGTGACAGTATAGTTTGGTGGCTCCCTAATAATCACAGTGTCAGTGCCACCTGGTGGTGCAGTAACAGTAGTGGTGGTTGCATATGATTGAGACCAGTATTCAGTTGTGGTAACCGTGTAATTTGGAGGTTCTCTGATGATAACCGTGTCAGTGCCTCCCGGTGGTGCAGTAATAGTGGTGGTCGTAGCATAGGACTGAGACCAGTATTCAGTAGTGGTTACAGTGTAATTAGGTGGCTCTTTTATGATCACAGTAGCGGTACCTCCTGGAGGAGCAGTCACGGTAGTTGTGGTTGCGTAAGATTGTGACCAGTACTCGGTTGTTGTAACTGTTGGGCTTGGAGGTTCTCTAATGATAACAGTATCAGTGCCACCTGGAGGGGCAGTAacagtggtggtggtagcGTACGATTGAGACCAGTATTCAGTTGTGGTGACAGTATAATTAGGTGGCTCTCTAATAATCACAGTGTCAGTGCCACCTGGTGGAGCAGTCACAGTAGTTGTGGTTGCGTAAGATTGGGACCAATATTCAGTGGTGGTGACAGTTGGGTTTGGGGGTTCTCTGATAATTACTGAGTCAGTACCACCTGGAGGAGCAGTGActgtagtagtagtagcatAGGATTGTGACCAGTACTCAGTTGTTGTAACTGTTGGGTTTGGAGGTTCTCTAATAATTACAGTGTCAGTACCACCCGGCGGAGCAGTCACAGTAGTTGTGGTTGCGTAAGATTGGGACCAATACTCGGTGGTGGTGACAGTTGGGTTTGGAGGTTCTCTGATAATTACTGAGTCAGTGCCTCCTGGAGGAGCAGTAActgtagtagtagtagcatAAGATTGAGACCAATACTCGGTGGTGGTGACAGTTGGATTTGGAGGTTCTCTGATAATTACTGAGTCAGTACCACCTGGAGGAGCAGTAActgtagtagtagtagcaaaGGACTGTGACCAATATTCAGTGGTGGTGACAGTTGGGTTTGGAGGTTCTCTAATGATAACGATATCAGTGCCTCCCGGTGGACTAGTAacagtggtggtggtagcGTACGATTGAGACCAGTATTCAGTAGTGGTTACAGTTGGATTTGGTGGCTCCCTAATAATAACAGTATCGGTACCTCCTGGTGGACCAGTGACTGTAGTGGTTGTAGCATATGATTGTGACCAGTATTCAGTAGTAGTGACCGTGTAGTTTGGTGGCTCTCTAATAATCACAGTGTCAGTACCACCTGGAGGGGCAGTTACAGTAGTTGTAGTTGCGTACGACTGTGACCAATACTCGGTGGTGGTTACAGTTGGGTTTGGGGGTTCTCTGATAATCACTGAGTCAGTGCCTCCTGGAGGAGCGGTGActgtagtagtagtagcaaaGGACTGTGACCAATATTCAGTGGTGGTTACAGTTGGGTTTGGAGGTTCTCTGATAATCACTGAGTCAGTACCACCCGGCGGAGCAGTCACAGTAGTTGTGGTTGCGTAAGATTGGGACCAATACTCGGTGGTGGTGACAGTTGGGTTTGGAGGTTCTCTGATAATTACTGAGTCAGTACCACCCGGCGGAGCAGTCACAGTAGTTGTGGTTGCGTAAGATTGGGACCAATACTCGGTGGTGGTGACAGTTGGGTTTGGAGGTTCTCTGATAATTACTGAGTCAGTGCCTCCTGGAGGAGCAGTAActgtagtagtagtagcatAAGATTGTGACCAATACTCGGTGGTGGTGACAGTTGGGTTTGGAGGTTCTCTAATGATAACGATATCAGTGCCTCCCGGTGGACTAGTAacagtggtggtggtagcGTACGATTGAGACCAGTATTCAGTAGTGGTTACAGTTGGATTTGGTGGCTCCCTAATAATAACAGTATCGGTACCTCCTGGTGGACCAGTGACTGTAGTGGTTGTAGCATATGATTGTGACCAGTATTCAGTAGTAGTGACCGTGTAGTTTGGTGGCTCTCTAATAATCACAGTGTCAGTACCACCTGGAGGGGCAGTTACAGTAGTTGTAGTTGCGTACGACTGTGACCAATACTCGGTGGTGGTTACAGTTGGGTTTGGGGGTTCTCTGATAATCACTGAGTCAGTGCCTCCTGGAGGAGCGGTGActgtagtagtagtagcaaaGGACTGTGACCAATATTCAGTGGTGGTTACAGTTGGGTTTGGAGGTTCTCTGATAATCACTGAGTCAGTACCACCTGGAGGAGCAGTaacagtagtagtagtagcaaaGGATTGAGACCAATATTCAGTGGTGGTGACAGTTGGGTTTGGTGGCTCTCTGATAATTACTGAGTCAGTACCACCCGGCGGAGCAGTCACAGTAGTTGTGGTTGCGTAAGATTGGGACCAATATTCAGTGGTGGTGACAGTTGGGTTTGGAGGTTCTCTGATAATCACTGAGTCAGTACCACCTGGAGGAGCAGTAActgtagtagtagtagcaaaGGACTGTGACCAATATTCAGTGGTGGTTACAGTTGGGTTTGGAGGTTCTCTGATAATCACTGAGTCAGTACCACCTGGAGGAGCAGTaacagtagtagtagtagcaaaGGATTGAGACCAATACTCGGTTGTAGTGACAGTTGGATTTGGTGGTTCTCTGATAATTACTGAGTCAGTACCACCCGGCGGAGCAGTCACAGTAGTTGTGGTTGCGTAAGATTGGGACCAATACTCGGTGGTGGTGACAGTTGGGTTTGGAGGTTCTCTGATAATTACTGAGTCAGTGCCTCCTGGAGGAGCAGTAActgtagtagtagtagcatAAGATTGTGACCAATACTCGGTGGTGGTGACAGTTGGATTTGGTGGTTCTCTGATAATTACTGAGTCAGTACCACCTGGAGGAGCAGTGACTGTAGTAGTTGTAGCATAAGATTGTGACCAATACTCGGTGGTGGTTACAGTTGGGTTTGGAGGTTCTCTGATAATCACTGAGTCAGTACCACCTGGAGGAGCAGTaacagtagtagtagtagcatATGACTGAGACCAATACTCGGTTGTAGTGACAGTTGGATTTGGTGGCTCTCTGATAATTACTGAGTCAGTACCACCTGGAGGAGCAGTaacagtagtagtagtagcatATGACTGAGACCAATACTCGGTTGTAGTGACAGTTGGATTTGGCAGTGGAACTTGCACAACGACAGTATCTATAGAATCAGTTGGATTGGTACGAGTTGTAGTGGTAGTGATTGTTCCTGTCCATTCACTGGTAACAGTTGTGGTAGTATGATATGGcacatcaacaataacagtAGCTGTTTCACCAATTGGTGCAGTCTTAGTCAGGTAGGAAGTTGTCACACCAACATATGAAGTTGTAATGGTAGTTGTTGGAATAGGTTGTAAAATTTCgattgttttggttttgtcAGATTCGGAATTGAATGGTAAAGTAGTCACAGCAGTGGTACTGTCTGTAACTGTTCTAGTTGTTACCACAATGGTAATACCATTAGAACCAGCTTGACTATTACTATATCCCAGCCAAGTATGAGTAAATGAGTCATCAACAGAAGCCGCACCAACACAAGCATATATATTAGTGTATCTCATAGCATATGAGCTGACTCGTGTTGCAGAAACATAAGCATCGACAAATGGACGATATCCGGCAGGAACATTCTGATATGTTACTAAAACACTTGTTGATGTACAGGTCTTTGTGTAAGAAAAAGATTCCAGTGAAATTGGATAATTCCAATCATTCAACCCATTTGATATCCCGACATGAACTGTGGAACAATCTATAGTAGCACCAGTACCAGCAGTTGAAAATCCCATTGTACCAGAAGTATAACCATTTGCACATTCTTGGGGAAGAAAAAGACTTACTGCTTGTGAAAGACTGGGTAAAATTCTTGACAACAAGATACGATCGCTGGAGGCCACGgttgatttttcaaaatcaactgTTGTGGAAATGCTAGTGTCACCATCATTAAAAGTAACTGTATTGATTCCTGCAGTAAAACATTGAGAATTTGCCAAATCAACATCTGAACCTGATCCCCCCACACTGAATGAGAAAGGTAATGTTACAGTTCCTATGGCTTTGGTGTCAGCAGTCATTGTAGTAGTCACAGTACATGACACACTAGAAAAAGTAGTAAACTCTTCGGCAGAGTTCAAATTACAAGTAGCATAAGTACGACCATCAGCaactaaatcaattgacGTTTGATCagtaataaatttgaaaacacaTGGCATGTCTAACGTGAATGTGTCACCAGCACTAGCAGTAGCTCCATCTAAAGACCATCCTATTACAGCGGTCCAAGTAGGATTAGCTGGACCTCTATATGAATAAGAAGCAGCATTGGT includes:
- the ALS4 gene encoding Als4p (GPI-anchored adhesin; role in adhesion, germ tube induction; growth, temperature regulated; expressed during infection of human buccal epithelial cells; repressed by vaginal contact; biofilm induced; repressed during chlamydospore formation); this translates as MLLQFLLLSLCVSVATAKVITGIFDSFNSLTWTNAASYSYRGPANPTWTAVIGWSLDGATASAGDTFTLDMPCVFKFITDQTSIDLVADGRTYATCNLNSAEEFTTFSSVSCTVTTTMTADTKAIGTVTLPFSFSVGGSGSDVDLANSQCFTAGINTVTFNDGDTSISTTVDFEKSTVASSDRILLSRILPSLSQAVSLFLPQECANGYTSGTMGFSTAGTGATIDCSTVHVGISNGLNDWNYPISSESFSYTKTCTSTSVLVTYQNVPAGYRPFVDAYVSATRVSSYAMRYTNIYACVGAASVDDSFTHTWSGYSNSQAGSNGITIVVTTRTVTDSTTAVTTLPFNSESDKTKTIEILQPIPTTTITTSYVGVTTSYSTKTAPIGETATVIVDVPYHTTTTVTSEWTGTITTTTTRTNPTDSIDTVVVQVPSPNPTVTTTEYWSQSYATTTTVTAPPGGTDSVIIREPPNPTVTTTEYWSQSYATTTTVTAPPGGTDSVIIREPPNPTVTTTEYWSQSYATTTTVTAPPGGTDSVIIREPPNPTVTTTEYWSQSYATTTTVTAPPGGTDSVIIREPPNPTVTTTEYWSQSYATTTTVTAPPGGTDSVIIREPPNPTVTTTEYWSQSFATTTTVTAPPGGTDSVIIREPPNPTVTTTEYWSQSFATTTTVTAPPGGTDSVIIREPPNPTVTTTEYWSQSYATTTTVTAPPGGTDSVIIREPPNPTVTTTEYWSQSFATTTTVTAPPGGTDSVIIREPPNPTVTTTEYWSQSFATTTTVTAPPGGTDSVIIREPPNPTVTTTEYWSQSYATTTTVTAPPGGTDTVIIREPPNYTVTTTEYWSQSYATTTTVTGPPGGTDTVIIREPPNPTVTTTEYWSQSYATTTTVTSPPGGTDIVIIREPPNPTVTTTEYWSQSYATTTTVTAPPGGTDSVIIREPPNPTVTTTEYWSQSYATTTTVTAPPGGTDSVIIREPPNPTVTTTEYWSQSYATTTTVTAPPGGTDSVIIREPPNPTVTTTEYWSQSFATTTTVTAPPGGTDSVIIREPPNPTVTTTEYWSQSYATTTTVTAPPGGTDTVIIREPPNYTVTTTEYWSQSYATTTTVTGPPGGTDTVIIREPPNPTVTTTEYWSQSYATTTTVTSPPGGTDIVIIREPPNPTVTTTEYWSQSFATTTTVTAPPGGTDSVIIREPPNPTVTTTEYWSQSYATTTTVTAPPGGTDSVIIREPPNPTVTTTEYWSQSYATTTTVTAPPGGTDTVIIREPPNPTVTTTEYWSQSYATTTTVTAPPGGTDSVIIREPPNPTVTTTEYWSQSYATTTTVTAPPGGTDTVIIREPPNYTVTTTEYWSQSYATTTTVTAPPGGTDTVIIREPPSPTVTTTEYWSQSYATTTTVTAPPGGTATVIIKEPPNYTVTTTEYWSQSYATTTTITAPPGGTDTVIIREPPNYTVTTTEYWSQSYATTTTVTAPPGGTDTVIIREPPNYTVTTTEYWSQSYATTTTVTGPPGGTDTVIIREPPSPTVTTTEYWSQSYATTTTVTAPPGGTATVIIREPPNYTVTTTEYWSQSYATTTTITAPPGGTDTVIIREPPNYTVTTTEYWSQSYATTTTVTGPPGGTDTVIIREPPNYTVTTTEYWSQSYATTTTVTGPPGGTDTVIIREPPNYTVTTTEYWSQSYATTTTVTGPPGGTDTVIIREPPNPTVTTTEYWSQSYATTLTITAPPGGTNSVIIRVHSSTNDESSESTFSTLSVPSFSGSISIVSTVSRPHYVNSTVTHLPSSSSKPVDIPSSDVVTSTNDNSLTSLTGSENGKTSVAISTTFCDDENGCQTSIPQGSVVRTTATTTATTTTIIGDNNGSGKSKSGELSSTGSVTTNTATPDVPSTKVPSNPGAPGTGVPPPLAPSTETQTTNNVPGSPNIPATGTTDIIRESTTVSHTVTGNGNTGVPMNPNPVLTTSTSLTGATNSATNPSHETSVNTGSGGSTNIVTPPSSATATVVIPGTDNGATTKGQDTAGGGNSNGSTATTNIQGGNNEPGNQPGTNTTGEPVGTTDTQSVESISQPTTLSQQTTSSLISTPLASTFDGSGSIVQHSGWLYVLLTAISIFF